Proteins encoded in a region of the Pseudomonadota bacterium genome:
- a CDS encoding rhomboid family intramembrane serine protease, giving the protein MPPVTQALLFANIGVFALEYLLGLPLGAFALWPLGDPGGRFLPWQMVTYSFLHGGELHLFVNMMALIVFGDPLERTFGSRRYFYFYIACVFTAALTHLIVTPLMGLPALPTVGASGGVFGLLLAFGMLYPRQRVMLLIPPIPMEARWLVLIYGAIELLFGVTGKMAGVAHFAHLGGMLGGFLMIQYYRSQMGPRPRR; this is encoded by the coding sequence ATGCCGCCGGTGACCCAGGCCCTGTTGTTCGCGAATATCGGCGTATTCGCCTTGGAATACCTGCTCGGGCTGCCCCTGGGGGCCTTCGCGCTATGGCCCTTGGGCGATCCGGGCGGACGTTTCCTGCCGTGGCAGATGGTGACCTACAGCTTTCTGCACGGGGGCGAGTTGCACCTGTTCGTCAACATGATGGCACTCATCGTGTTCGGCGATCCCCTCGAACGCACCTTCGGCTCTCGGCGCTACTTCTACTTTTACATCGCCTGTGTGTTCACCGCTGCGCTCACGCACCTGATCGTGACGCCCCTGATGGGCCTGCCCGCCTTGCCCACCGTCGGCGCATCCGGTGGGGTCTTCGGGTTGCTGCTCGCGTTCGGCATGTTGTATCCGCGCCAGCGGGTGATGTTGCTGATCCCCCCGATCCCGATGGAAGCGCGCTGGTTGGTGTTGATCTACGGCGCCATCGAGCTGCTGTTCGGGGTGACCGGGAAGATGGCGGGGGTCGCCCACTTCGCCCACCTAGGCGGGATGCTCGGTGGCTTCCTGATGATCCAGTACTACCGCTCGCAGATGGGCCCGCGCCCGCGGCGCTAG
- a CDS encoding amino acid ABC transporter substrate-binding protein: MTRFSPTRRLAATGLCLALGALIAGPVGAASTTLDRIAERGELRVGYVPDAPPMSFRGEGEEPMGYSIALCKRVAAAIQKAIQLDEMKVSYVPLVTPRARLQAVEEGEVDLECGATTVTLSRRERVDFSLMTFITGGAVLSMSDAEMASTSDLGGKKLAVITGSTTEDALLRFRETNDMPIELRVISNHLDGMKLLKAGEVDGFASDRAMLIGQVVQRGEDPKDYRLTRNVFSFEPYALMLPRGDTEFRLVVDSALAELYRSITIQRIYHDWFGKYGEPLPEIVRAMYESQAIAE; this comes from the coding sequence ATGACTCGCTTCTCCCCCACCCGACGCCTCGCCGCCACGGGCCTGTGCCTGGCCCTCGGCGCCCTGATCGCCGGCCCGGTCGGCGCCGCGTCGACCACCCTTGATCGTATCGCTGAGCGCGGCGAGCTGCGCGTGGGCTACGTGCCCGATGCGCCGCCCATGTCCTTCCGCGGCGAGGGCGAGGAGCCGATGGGCTACTCCATCGCCCTGTGCAAGCGGGTGGCCGCGGCCATTCAGAAGGCGATCCAACTCGACGAGATGAAGGTGAGCTACGTGCCTCTGGTCACGCCGCGAGCGCGCCTGCAGGCGGTGGAAGAGGGGGAGGTGGACCTCGAGTGCGGCGCCACCACCGTGACCCTCTCGCGTCGCGAACGGGTGGATTTCTCGCTCATGACCTTCATCACCGGCGGCGCCGTACTCTCGATGAGCGACGCCGAGATGGCGTCCACCTCGGACCTCGGGGGCAAGAAGCTGGCGGTGATCACGGGCAGCACCACGGAAGACGCGTTGCTGCGCTTCCGCGAGACCAATGACATGCCCATCGAGTTGCGGGTGATCTCCAATCACCTGGACGGCATGAAGCTGTTGAAGGCCGGGGAGGTGGACGGCTTCGCCTCCGACCGCGCCATGCTCATCGGCCAGGTGGTGCAGCGGGGCGAGGACCCGAAGGATTATCGCCTCACGCGCAACGTGTTCTCCTTCGAGCCCTACGCGCTCATGCTCCCGCGTGGGGACACGGAGTTCCGTCTGGTGGTGGACAGCGCCCTCGCGGAGCTCTACCGCAGCATCACCATCCAGCGCATCTACCACGACTGGTTCGGCAAGTACGGCGAGCCCCTGCCGGAGATCGTGCGGGCCATGTACGAGTCCCAAGCCATCGCCGAGTAA
- a CDS encoding alpha/beta fold hydrolase: MQALRIQLLGELTVSRGDCLISLPSSRKTRALLAYLALTARPHRRDRLCELLWEVPDDPRGALRWALSKLRGIVNDDAAERIVADRERAAFVPAGASIDLHRITEQLDESGVEPTLASLRALDTALREPLLDGIDLPDQSDFQAWLVAERQQVQRLRARLAGALAQHPASTPEDAAEHALRWLELDPFSAPAASAAVSLLRRIGRGAQAENLAETLTQRLRAAGVPWEAPEAPLAHPPPAPAAPTAEDEQRAFLGRQSIQFCTSQDDVRIAYATVGEGTPVVKAANWLSHLELDWNAPIWSPLFRRLARHHRFVRYDERGNGLSDWDVEAIDFDAFVTDLETVVDALEIERFALLGISQGASVSIEYAVRHPERVSHLILFGAYAAGWRVDADEATVREREAVMTLTASGWGQDLPTYRQIFSSTFMPSATPDELAWFNEFQRQTASPENAVRFLSAFGDIDVRHRLREVRTPTLVLHSRGDQRIPVETGRDIAARIPGAQFVSLESDSHLLLGREPASARFLDEVNDFLER, from the coding sequence ATGCAAGCACTGCGCATTCAGCTACTAGGCGAACTCACCGTGTCACGCGGCGATTGTCTGATCTCCCTGCCGTCCTCGCGCAAGACCCGCGCGCTGCTGGCCTACCTCGCGCTTACGGCGCGACCCCATCGACGCGACCGCCTCTGTGAACTGCTGTGGGAGGTGCCCGACGACCCCCGCGGTGCCCTGCGCTGGGCGCTCAGCAAGCTGCGCGGGATCGTCAACGATGACGCGGCCGAGCGAATCGTGGCCGACCGCGAACGCGCGGCCTTCGTGCCCGCCGGCGCATCCATCGACCTGCATCGCATCACCGAACAACTGGACGAGAGCGGCGTCGAGCCCACGCTGGCGAGCCTTCGTGCGCTCGACACGGCCCTGCGCGAGCCACTGCTGGACGGCATCGACCTGCCGGACCAATCCGACTTTCAGGCCTGGCTGGTGGCCGAACGCCAGCAGGTGCAGCGCCTGCGCGCCCGTCTCGCCGGTGCCCTGGCGCAGCACCCGGCGAGCACCCCCGAGGACGCGGCCGAGCACGCCCTGCGCTGGCTGGAACTCGACCCCTTCTCGGCACCCGCGGCCAGCGCCGCCGTGTCCCTGCTCCGCCGCATCGGCCGCGGCGCTCAGGCCGAGAACCTCGCCGAGACCCTGACCCAGCGTCTGCGCGCGGCGGGCGTGCCCTGGGAGGCACCCGAGGCCCCGCTCGCCCACCCGCCACCCGCGCCGGCAGCGCCCACGGCGGAAGATGAACAACGGGCCTTCCTCGGCCGCCAGAGCATCCAGTTCTGCACGTCCCAGGACGATGTGCGCATCGCCTACGCCACCGTCGGCGAGGGCACGCCCGTGGTGAAGGCGGCGAACTGGCTCAGCCACCTGGAGCTCGATTGGAACGCGCCAATCTGGAGCCCCCTGTTCCGCCGCCTGGCACGCCACCACCGCTTCGTGCGCTACGACGAGCGAGGCAACGGCCTCTCGGACTGGGACGTGGAAGCGATCGACTTCGACGCGTTCGTGACGGACCTGGAGACGGTGGTGGACGCCCTGGAGATCGAACGCTTCGCCCTACTCGGTATCTCCCAGGGCGCGTCCGTCTCCATCGAGTACGCCGTACGCCACCCCGAGCGGGTGAGCCATTTGATTCTGTTCGGTGCCTACGCGGCCGGTTGGCGGGTGGATGCGGACGAGGCCACCGTGCGCGAACGTGAAGCGGTGATGACGCTCACCGCGTCCGGATGGGGGCAGGACCTACCCACCTACCGACAGATCTTCTCGTCCACGTTCATGCCGAGCGCCACGCCGGACGAGCTGGCCTGGTTCAACGAGTTCCAGCGCCAAACCGCCTCGCCGGAAAACGCCGTCCGCTTCCTGAGTGCCTTCGGTGACATCGACGTACGCCATCGCCTGCGCGAGGTGCGCACGCCGACCCTCGTCCTCCACTCGCGGGGCGATCAGCGCATTCCCGTGGAGACGGGCCGCGACATCGCGGCACGCATCCCCGGCGCGCAGTTCGTGAGCCTGGAGAGCGACAGCCACCTCCTGCTCGGTCGCGAACCCGCCTCGGCCCGCTTCCTCGACGAGGTGAACGACTTCCTCGAGCGCTGA